Proteins co-encoded in one Acidovorax sp. 69 genomic window:
- a CDS encoding IclR family transcriptional regulator — MEAASTAPIASGGVPRVFAVIRALSALQAEGGRVTQLARAVGLTQGTTHRLLQSLVAEGMVEQDERSKLYRLSMDFFALAAKAGNPGDLRSLCRPALLRLCASLGDSIFLLVRSGFDAVCLDRSEGPFPIRSFTGDIGGRVALGVGQGALAILAFLPEAEREEVIRFNLSRVREYGVFDEVYLRTEIERVRQLGYAGRNTGLLEGMAGVAVPICDREGRAVAALSVGTISARLNDDRLPTVVELLKREAAAMGPKINPFDATLRRPAQSLAGSPPEQRVVLPAADLSAGVDSAD, encoded by the coding sequence ATGGAAGCAGCATCAACCGCACCCATCGCTTCAGGCGGCGTACCCCGGGTGTTTGCCGTCATCCGGGCCCTGTCAGCCTTGCAGGCCGAGGGCGGGCGAGTCACCCAATTGGCGCGTGCCGTGGGCTTGACGCAGGGCACCACGCACCGTTTGCTGCAATCGCTGGTGGCAGAGGGCATGGTCGAGCAGGACGAGCGCAGCAAGCTCTACCGCCTGAGCATGGACTTTTTTGCCCTGGCTGCTAAGGCCGGCAACCCCGGCGACCTGCGCAGCCTGTGCCGCCCGGCGCTGCTGCGCCTGTGCGCCAGCCTGGGCGACAGCATCTTTTTGTTGGTGCGCAGCGGGTTCGACGCCGTATGCCTGGACCGCAGCGAAGGCCCGTTCCCCATCCGCTCCTTCACCGGCGACATCGGCGGCCGCGTGGCCCTGGGCGTGGGGCAGGGCGCGCTGGCCATCCTGGCCTTTTTGCCCGAGGCCGAGCGCGAAGAGGTCATCCGTTTCAACCTCTCGCGCGTGCGGGAGTACGGTGTGTTTGACGAGGTCTATCTGCGCACCGAGATCGAGCGCGTGCGCCAGCTGGGCTACGCGGGCCGCAATACCGGCTTGCTCGAAGGCATGGCGGGCGTGGCTGTGCCTATTTGCGACCGCGAAGGGAGGGCTGTGGCGGCGCTGAGCGTCGGGACCATTTCTGCGCGCCTCAACGATGACCGATTACCGACGGTGGTGGAGTTGCTCAAACGCGAGGCGGCGGCGATGGGGCCGAAGATCAATCCGTTTGATGCGACGCTGCGGCGGCCGGCGCAGAGCCTGGCGGGATCGCCGCCAGAGCAGAGGGTTGTGCTGCCTGCCGCAGACTTGAGCGCTGGGGTGGACAGCGCAGATTGA
- a CDS encoding ABC transporter permease gives MQKNGPLALAFNALVITFMLAPLLVVCIVAFTPHNTLTLPTTEFSLRWFKAVFEHSDFMQSFWNSLWLALASATLATVLAVPAGIAITRYEFAGRGFLNGLFLSPLIIPHLVLGVALLRLFALLGGTGSFGWLVFAHALIVTPYTLRLVVAALVGFDRSAEHAALSLGASQATVFTRITLPMILPGVTGGWMLAFINSFDEVTMSIFVTSPSTVTLPVRMYMYATESIDPLMAAVSALMVALTACAMVVLDRVYGLDRVLVGRK, from the coding sequence ATGCAAAAAAACGGCCCCCTCGCCCTCGCGTTCAACGCGTTGGTCATCACCTTCATGCTCGCCCCGCTGCTGGTGGTGTGCATCGTGGCATTCACGCCGCACAACACGCTGACGCTGCCCACCACCGAGTTCTCGCTGCGCTGGTTCAAGGCGGTGTTCGAGCATTCGGACTTCATGCAGTCGTTCTGGAACAGCCTGTGGCTGGCCCTGGCGTCGGCCACGCTGGCCACGGTGCTGGCCGTGCCTGCGGGCATTGCCATCACGCGCTACGAGTTTGCGGGGCGCGGCTTTCTCAATGGCTTGTTTTTGTCGCCACTGATCATTCCGCACCTGGTGCTGGGCGTGGCCCTGCTGCGGCTGTTTGCGCTGCTGGGGGGCACCGGCAGCTTTGGCTGGCTGGTGTTTGCGCATGCGCTCATCGTCACGCCCTACACGCTGCGGCTGGTGGTGGCGGCGCTGGTGGGGTTTGACCGCAGTGCCGAGCACGCAGCCCTGTCGCTGGGCGCCAGCCAGGCCACGGTATTCACGCGCATCACGCTGCCGATGATCTTGCCCGGCGTGACCGGTGGTTGGATGCTGGCCTTCATCAACAGCTTTGACGAAGTGACCATGTCGATCTTTGTCACCTCGCCCAGCACGGTGACGCTGCCGGTGCGCATGTACATGTACGCCACCGAGTCGATTGACCCCTTGATGGCGGCCGTGTCGGCACTCATGGTGGCCTTGACTGCCTGCGCCATGGTGGTGTTGGACCGGGTGTACGGGCTCGACCGCGTCTTGGTAGGTCGGAAATAA
- a CDS encoding ABC transporter ATP-binding protein → MSFLKLTDVTKFYGSTCAVQAMNLTVQKGEFVSLLGPSGCGKTTTLQMVAGFEAVTSGRIELDGKDITHAKANTRGLGIVFQSYALFPHMTVAANVSFGLEMRKVPKAERAERVAQALSLVHLEAHATRYPRELSGGQRQRVALARALVIEPPVLLLDEPLSNLDAKLREEMQFELRQIQRKVGTTTIMVTHDQSEAMSISDRVVVMEAGRATQIDHPHRVYEHPRTRFISTFVGKANLLPGKVTTAGGMHTHVAVGGLTVAVAGQRFRPGAAVLLSVRPEKVQLVPAVQGRLDGQVCERFFLGSQWLYRIGTPVGDLMVLTPNDGRPDLAEGERTGVDWPDHCMRLLPADETAMAELEAEDIAAEVAP, encoded by the coding sequence ATGTCGTTTCTCAAGCTCACGGATGTGACCAAGTTCTATGGCAGCACCTGCGCGGTGCAGGCCATGAACCTCACGGTGCAAAAGGGTGAATTTGTGTCGCTGCTGGGGCCCTCGGGCTGCGGCAAGACGACCACGCTGCAGATGGTGGCGGGGTTTGAGGCGGTGACCAGCGGGCGGATTGAGCTGGATGGCAAGGACATCACCCACGCCAAGGCCAATACGCGCGGGCTGGGCATCGTGTTCCAAAGCTATGCGCTGTTCCCGCACATGACGGTGGCGGCCAACGTGAGCTTTGGGCTAGAGATGCGCAAGGTGCCCAAGGCAGAGCGTGCCGAGCGCGTGGCCCAGGCGCTGTCGCTGGTGCACCTGGAGGCGCACGCCACGCGCTACCCCCGCGAGCTTTCGGGCGGGCAGCGTCAGCGGGTAGCCTTGGCCCGCGCGCTGGTGATCGAGCCGCCCGTGCTGCTGCTGGACGAGCCCTTGTCCAACCTCGACGCAAAGCTGCGCGAAGAAATGCAGTTTGAGCTGCGACAGATTCAGCGCAAGGTGGGCACCACCACCATCATGGTCACGCACGACCAGAGCGAGGCCATGTCCATCAGCGACCGCGTGGTGGTGATGGAGGCCGGCCGCGCCACGCAGATCGACCACCCGCACCGCGTGTACGAGCACCCGCGCACGCGCTTTATCTCGACCTTTGTGGGCAAGGCCAACCTGCTGCCGGGCAAGGTCACCACCGCTGGCGGCATGCACACGCATGTGGCCGTGGGCGGGCTGACTGTGGCGGTGGCGGGCCAGCGCTTTCGCCCCGGTGCCGCCGTGCTGCTGAGCGTGCGGCCTGAAAAAGTGCAACTGGTGCCCGCCGTGCAGGGCCGCCTGGATGGCCAGGTGTGCGAGCGCTTCTTTTTGGGCAGCCAGTGGCTGTACCGCATCGGCACGCCCGTGGGCGACCTGATGGTGCTGACGCCCAACGATGGCCGCCCCGACCTGGCCGAAGGCGAACGCACGGGCGTGGACTGGCCCGACCACTGCATGCGCTTATTGCCTGCCGATGAAACAGCGATGGCCGAGCTGGAAGCGGAGGACATCGCCGCCGAGGTGGCGCCATGA
- a CDS encoding ABC transporter permease: protein MSLATTLLHKKAAPWWLSAPALALFTVLLLVPLALTAVLSFNAFDPATGVKAGEFTLVHYAHVFTDSYYHAIFWRTFWIAGLVTLICVAIGAPQAYILSRMGSPWRSILLLVVLAPLLVSVVVRAFGWSMLLGPEGLVNGLFGLLGFGPVKMLYTEIAVVIALVHVMLPFMVIPVWTSLQKLDPGVENAALSLQATPLTTLRRIVLPQVLPGILSGSLIVFGLAASSFAIPGLLGGRRLKMVATVVYDEYLHELNWPLGAAIALTLLVANLVVMLSYNRLVEGRYKKSLG from the coding sequence ATGAGCCTGGCCACCACCTTGCTGCACAAAAAGGCGGCGCCCTGGTGGCTTTCGGCCCCGGCACTGGCGCTGTTCACGGTGCTGCTGCTGGTGCCGCTGGCGCTCACGGCAGTGCTGTCGTTCAACGCGTTCGACCCGGCCACGGGGGTGAAGGCGGGCGAGTTCACGCTGGTGCATTACGCGCATGTGTTCACCGATTCGTACTACCACGCCATCTTCTGGCGCACGTTCTGGATTGCCGGGCTGGTCACGCTGATCTGCGTGGCCATTGGCGCGCCGCAGGCCTACATTTTGAGCCGCATGGGCAGCCCGTGGCGCTCTATCTTGCTGCTGGTGGTGCTGGCACCGCTGCTGGTGTCGGTGGTGGTGCGCGCCTTTGGCTGGAGCATGCTGCTGGGGCCGGAGGGGCTGGTGAACGGGCTATTCGGGCTGCTGGGATTTGGCCCGGTGAAGATGCTCTACACAGAGATCGCTGTTGTGATTGCACTGGTGCATGTGATGCTGCCGTTCATGGTGATCCCCGTGTGGACCTCACTGCAGAAGCTGGACCCTGGTGTCGAGAACGCGGCGCTGTCGCTGCAAGCCACTCCGTTGACCACGCTGCGGCGCATTGTGTTGCCGCAGGTGCTGCCGGGCATTTTGTCGGGCAGCCTGATCGTGTTTGGGCTCGCGGCTAGCTCGTTTGCCATCCCCGGCCTGCTGGGCGGGCGGCGGCTGAAGATGGTGGCCACGGTGGTGTACGACGAGTACCTGCACGAGCTGAACTGGCCCCTGGGCGCAGCGATTGCGCTGACGCTGCTGGTGGCCAACCTCGTGGTCATGCTGAGCTACAACCGCTTGGTTGAGGGCCGCTACAAAAAATCTCTCGGGTGA